One Streptomyces sp. NBC_01237 genomic region harbors:
- the rapZ gene encoding RNase adapter RapZ: MNEHTHETENDTAPAHGPERDHEHEHEDRADGAADVSTGTANETGETATAAIPELVIISGMSGAGRSTAAKCLEDLGWFVVDNLPPALIPTMVELGARSQGNVARIAVVVDVRGRRFFDNLRESLADLEAKHVTRRIVFLESSDDALVRRFESVRRPHPLQGDGRIVDGIAAERDLLRELRGDADLVIDTSSLNVHELRAKMDAQFAGDEEPELRATVMSFGFKYGLPVDADLVVDCRFLPNPHWVPELRPFTGLNEEVSAYVFDQPGAKEFLNQYTELLQLIASGYRREGKRYVTIAVGCTGGKHRSVAMSEKLAARLATEGIETVLVHRDMGRE, encoded by the coding sequence ATGAATGAGCACACGCACGAGACCGAGAACGACACCGCGCCCGCGCACGGACCCGAGCGCGACCATGAACACGAGCACGAAGACCGAGCAGACGGAGCAGCAGACGTGAGTACGGGCACCGCGAACGAGACGGGCGAGACCGCCACGGCAGCCATTCCCGAACTGGTGATCATCTCCGGGATGTCGGGCGCCGGGCGCAGCACCGCCGCCAAGTGTCTGGAGGACCTCGGCTGGTTCGTCGTCGACAATCTGCCGCCCGCGCTGATCCCCACCATGGTGGAGCTCGGCGCCCGCTCGCAGGGCAATGTGGCCCGGATCGCCGTCGTCGTCGACGTGCGGGGCCGCCGTTTCTTCGACAACCTCCGGGAGTCCCTCGCGGACCTGGAGGCCAAGCACGTCACCAGGCGGATCGTTTTCCTGGAGTCCTCCGACGACGCCCTGGTGCGCCGCTTCGAGTCGGTGCGCCGCCCGCACCCGCTCCAGGGCGACGGCCGGATCGTCGACGGCATCGCGGCCGAGCGCGATCTGCTGCGCGAGCTGCGCGGCGACGCCGACCTGGTGATCGACACCTCCAGCCTCAACGTGCACGAACTGCGGGCCAAGATGGACGCCCAGTTCGCGGGCGACGAGGAGCCGGAGCTGCGGGCCACGGTGATGTCGTTCGGTTTCAAGTACGGCCTGCCGGTCGACGCCGACCTGGTCGTGGACTGCCGGTTCCTGCCCAACCCGCACTGGGTCCCGGAGCTGCGCCCGTTCACCGGTCTCAACGAGGAGGTGTCCGCGTACGTCTTCGACCAGCCGGGCGCCAAGGAATTCCTCAACCAGTACACGGAACTGCTCCAGCTGATCGCCTCGGGCTACCGCCGCGAGGGCAAGCGGTACGTGACCATCGCCGTCGGGTGCACGGGCGGCAAGCACCGCTCGGTCGCGATGTCGGAGAAGCTCGCCGCCCGGCTGGCCACGGAGGGGATCGAGACCGTACTCGTCCACCGGGACATGGGGCGCGAGTGA
- the uvrC gene encoding excinuclease ABC subunit UvrC, with protein sequence MADPSSYRPKPGQIPDSPGVYKFRDEHRRVIYVGKAKNLRQRLANYFQDLAGLHPRTRTMVTTAASVEWTVVSTEVEALQLEYSWIKEFDPRFNVKYRDDKSYPYLAVTLNEDFPRVQVMRGAKKKGVRYFGPYGHAWAIRETVDLMLRVFPVRTCSAGVFKNAARTGRPCLLGYIGKCSAPCVGRVTPEEHRELAEDFCDFMAGRTGTYIRRLEKDMMAAAEEMEYERAARLRDDAEALKRAMEKSAVVLADATDADLIAVAEDELEAAVQIFHVRGGRVRGQRGWVTDKVEAVDTSGLVEHALQQLYGEETGDSVPKEVLVPALPEETEAVAQWLADRRGSQVSLRIPQRGDKKDLMVTVQRNAQQALGLHKTKRASDLTTRSRALEEITEALGLDTAPLRIECYDISHLQGDDVVASMVVFEDGLARKSEYRRFQIKGFEGQDDVRSMHEVIGRRFKRYLQDKERTGEWEEPQESGPAPTGPVPAPAPAGPAPSGPVPAPGPAGEPGPAEHDPGAGESEPREDDGRPKRFAYPPQLVVVDGGQPQVAAAKRALDELGIDDIAVCGLAKRLEEVWLPGDDDPVVLPRSSEGLYLLQRVRDEAHRFAITYQRAKRAKRIRSSPLDDVTGLGETRKQALIKHFGSVKKLRQATIDEICEVPGIGRRTAESVAAALASTAPAAPAVNTATGEIIEEDDGGTS encoded by the coding sequence ATGGCAGACCCCTCCAGCTACCGCCCCAAGCCGGGACAGATCCCCGACTCCCCGGGGGTCTACAAGTTCCGCGACGAGCACCGCCGGGTGATCTACGTCGGGAAGGCGAAGAACCTGCGCCAGCGCCTGGCCAACTACTTCCAGGACCTGGCCGGTCTGCACCCGCGTACCCGCACGATGGTCACGACGGCCGCCTCCGTCGAATGGACCGTCGTCTCCACCGAGGTCGAGGCGCTCCAGCTGGAGTACTCCTGGATCAAGGAGTTCGACCCCCGGTTCAACGTCAAGTACCGCGACGACAAGAGCTATCCCTACCTCGCGGTCACGCTCAACGAGGACTTCCCGCGGGTCCAGGTCATGCGCGGCGCCAAGAAGAAGGGCGTGCGCTACTTCGGCCCGTACGGGCACGCGTGGGCGATCCGCGAGACCGTCGACCTGATGCTCCGCGTCTTCCCCGTCCGTACGTGCTCCGCGGGCGTGTTCAAGAACGCCGCCAGGACCGGCCGCCCCTGCCTCCTCGGCTACATCGGCAAGTGCTCGGCCCCCTGCGTCGGCCGGGTCACCCCCGAGGAGCACCGCGAACTGGCCGAGGACTTCTGCGACTTCATGGCCGGCCGGACGGGGACGTACATCCGCCGGCTGGAGAAGGACATGATGGCGGCGGCGGAGGAGATGGAGTACGAGCGGGCCGCCCGGCTCCGCGACGACGCCGAAGCGCTCAAGCGGGCCATGGAGAAGAGCGCCGTCGTCCTCGCCGACGCCACCGACGCCGACCTGATCGCCGTCGCCGAGGACGAGCTGGAAGCGGCCGTCCAGATCTTCCACGTCCGCGGCGGCCGGGTGCGCGGCCAGCGCGGCTGGGTCACGGACAAGGTCGAGGCGGTCGACACCTCGGGCCTGGTCGAGCACGCCCTCCAGCAGCTGTACGGCGAGGAGACGGGCGACTCGGTCCCCAAGGAGGTCCTGGTGCCGGCCCTCCCCGAGGAGACCGAAGCGGTCGCCCAGTGGCTCGCCGACCGCCGGGGCTCCCAGGTCAGCCTGCGCATCCCGCAGCGCGGCGACAAGAAGGACCTGATGGTCACCGTCCAGCGCAACGCCCAGCAGGCGCTCGGACTGCACAAGACCAAGCGCGCCTCCGACCTCACGACCCGCTCCCGCGCCCTGGAGGAGATCACCGAGGCGCTCGGCCTCGACACGGCGCCCCTGCGCATCGAGTGCTACGACATCTCCCACCTCCAGGGCGACGACGTGGTGGCGTCCATGGTGGTCTTCGAGGACGGGCTCGCCCGCAAGAGCGAGTACCGCCGCTTCCAGATCAAGGGCTTCGAGGGCCAGGACGACGTCCGCTCGATGCACGAGGTGATCGGGCGCCGCTTCAAGCGCTATCTCCAGGACAAGGAGCGGACGGGGGAGTGGGAGGAACCCCAGGAATCCGGCCCGGCGCCCACGGGGCCCGTCCCCGCACCGGCGCCCGCCGGTCCCGCACCCAGTGGTCCCGTCCCCGCACCGGGGCCCGCCGGGGAGCCCGGTCCCGCCGAGCACGACCCCGGTGCCGGGGAGAGCGAGCCCCGCGAGGACGACGGCCGTCCCAAGCGGTTCGCGTATCCGCCGCAGCTCGTCGTGGTCGACGGCGGGCAGCCCCAGGTGGCCGCAGCCAAGCGCGCCCTGGACGAACTGGGGATCGACGACATCGCCGTCTGCGGGCTGGCCAAACGCCTCGAAGAGGTCTGGCTGCCCGGTGACGACGACCCCGTCGTCCTGCCCCGCTCCAGCGAGGGCCTCTACCTCCTCCAGCGCGTCCGCGACGAGGCGCACCGGTTCGCCATCACCTACCAGCGGGCCAAGCGGGCCAAGCGCATCCGCAGCAGCCCCCTGGACGACGTCACCGGCCTCGGCGAGACCCGGAAACAGGCGCTGATCAAGCATTTCGGCTCGGTGAAGAAGCTGAGGCAGGCGACAATCGATGAGATCTGCGAGGTCCCGGGGATAGGCCGCAGGACGGCGGAATCGGTGGCCGCCGCCCTCGCCTCGACCGCCCCGGCCGCGCCTGCCGTGAACACGGCCACAGGAGAGATCATTGAAGAGGACGACGGGGGCACGTCATGA
- a CDS encoding papain-like cysteine protease family protein, with translation MHNRRIRPGRFPFTALLAAVLLAVPAATATAAQTPAVTPDSSAVAATQRLNITMQAQQKTNWCWAAAGNTIATWFGRNYSQNQFCNAAFNRSQGYECPNSQATLGNVQDGLSWAGVNPGSYVTGYLRYATVQGEISAGRPVETRIQWSSGGGHMHVLYGYDDASSWVYWGDPWPSSNRYNWASHAWYVNNNEFSWTHSLYRIGA, from the coding sequence ATGCACAACCGAAGAATCAGGCCGGGAAGGTTCCCGTTCACGGCACTCCTGGCCGCCGTGCTCCTCGCCGTGCCGGCGGCGACCGCCACCGCCGCCCAGACCCCGGCCGTCACGCCGGACAGCAGCGCCGTCGCCGCCACCCAGCGGCTGAACATCACCATGCAGGCCCAGCAGAAGACCAACTGGTGCTGGGCGGCCGCGGGCAACACCATCGCCACCTGGTTCGGGCGGAACTACTCCCAGAACCAGTTCTGCAACGCCGCCTTCAACCGGTCCCAGGGCTATGAGTGCCCCAACTCGCAGGCCACGCTGGGCAATGTCCAGGACGGTCTGTCCTGGGCCGGAGTCAACCCCGGTTCGTACGTCACGGGCTACCTGCGCTACGCGACGGTGCAGGGCGAGATATCCGCCGGCCGCCCCGTCGAGACACGTATCCAGTGGTCCTCCGGCGGCGGGCACATGCACGTCCTGTACGGCTACGACGACGCAAGCAGCTGGGTCTACTGGGGCGACCCCTGGCCTTCCAGCAACCGCTACAACTGGGCCTCGCACGCCTGGTACGTGAACAACAACGAGTTCTCCTGGACCCACTCGCTGTACCGGATCGGGGCGTGA
- a CDS encoding Rieske (2Fe-2S) protein, with translation MPGQPAARRTVLKGAALAGAAGLGVAACSTDSKLGHAQTPTPTAPVDLGAASEVPVGGAKLYREQRLVVSCPAKGEYKAFSAQCTHGGCVLDKVEGTEGHCPCHGSRFDMTTGKAIHGPATVPLPSIPVTAEGGKLVAGPEA, from the coding sequence ATGCCCGGCCAGCCCGCCGCCCGCCGTACCGTGCTGAAGGGTGCCGCTCTCGCCGGTGCCGCCGGGCTGGGAGTGGCCGCCTGCTCGACCGATTCCAAGCTCGGCCACGCGCAGACGCCCACGCCGACCGCGCCCGTCGACCTCGGCGCCGCGTCCGAGGTCCCGGTCGGCGGTGCCAAGCTCTACCGCGAGCAGCGTCTCGTCGTGAGCTGCCCGGCGAAGGGCGAGTACAAGGCGTTCAGCGCCCAGTGCACCCACGGTGGCTGCGTCCTGGACAAGGTCGAGGGCACCGAGGGCCACTGCCCCTGCCACGGCAGCCGCTTCGACATGACCACCGGCAAGGCGATCCATGGACCGGCCACCGTGCCGCTGCCCTCCATCCCGGTCACGGCCGAGGGCGGAAAGCTCGTCGCGGGCCCCGAAGCCTGA